The region TGCGGTGAGGGTACGGCCCCAGTGAGGGACCATCTCGCAGGTGCGCCCACCACGCTCCGTTCACATCGGGCTCAACATCACTGGCCCGTTCAATCGACACCTGGCCCAGGGCCTGCCAGTCGAGTGACTCGCTGTAGAGCGTGACAATCACTCCCTGAGGGCGGATGAGAAGGATCTGCTTCATGCCTCCTCTCCCGTGGAGGGACGCATGATCGAACGTCGGGGACGATCAACGAGGAGTTGATCGAGTTGGGATTGAACAGCTGACATCTGCCGGGAGACGTGCTGACGCAGAGAAGAGTGATCCCGCAGTTGCTGGGGAGTGATGCCGCGGAGAAGGCTTTGAGCCTGCTGCACGAGTCCTTCGAGCTGTTCGTGAGAGCCAATCTGCAGAGTGCGAAACCTCTCGAAGAACTCATGGAGTCGTGAGACCGCCGAATCCCGGAAGACTTTGGGAGAAGCTCCCGACTGACCGCTCATCCGTTCGCAGAGATGCGTAATCAGCCCATTGAATTCTTCGAGGAAGGCGGTTTCGGCCAGTTGCATGGCTTCTTCAAAGCGGGCCGAAACGCGGGCACATTCCCGGGCATAGAGTTCGGGAGCCAACTGCTGCAGGTGATCCGGAGGAGTCACACTGGGATAATCCCATTCGACAGCAAACTCCTGCCGCAGGGAGTGAGGATAATCCCGAGGATCATAGAGCGAGCCCAGTCGTTCCCGGGCCTGCTGCTGGAGTGTCTCGAATTCTTCTTCGAGCCGCTCCACAGCCTCTTCGAGTTCCTGGCGAAACTCCGTCAGTTGGGCTTCAAAGATTCCCAGACGTTCTTTGCGGAGGAGTCGAATCCCAGGTTCCGGAAAGGGGAGCGTCGTGCTTTTCCAGTATTGGACAATCCGACTGCGAACCGCAGTTACTTGGCGATAGGCGGGAGCACTCGTATCAAAGAGTTTCTTGCCCGCCGAGAGAAACTTTTCGGCGGCACCAAAAGATTCCGCAGCCTGAGCCTTCTGGCTATGAGTCAGCGAACGACTGGTCCCCAGCCAATGAAAACTGACTCGGACAGCCGTGGTGATCTCCTGAAGTTCCCGTGCCAGCGGGCGAGGACGAGGAGCCTGCTGAGCAGGCTCGGGTTCTGTGGTCAACATGGTCATGAAAAGGCTCCTTGATTTCTCAATGGAAAAAACAGTGCGAAAGGTGTTGTCGAGTGACAACAACCGGTGGAAAACAACGTCCCGTTTGAACGCTTCCACTGATGTTCCGAGAGTCAGTGCGTGGCTAGGCCGAGACGCAGGCTGCTCAGTTGGTCGAGGGAGTCACCTTCCGGCGGGACGTTGAGTTGGAGGTGTGGGTAAAGAGGCCGGGGACATCGGCCGAGAGGCAGCGTCCACTGGCCCATTGCCGCAAATGCTCAATGGCTTCCGCAGAAGTCCGCGAAACGGGGACGACTTGTCGGGCCGCATCGGTCAGGGAAATTCCCAAGAGGGCGGAGAGTCGGCAGCACGATTTGATTTCGGCCCCTGTCCAGCCCGTGTCAGCGGGAATCGGTTCACTGGCAGCAATGTCATACTCTTGCCGGTAGAGCGACCAGATTTCCTGACGCTGGGGAGGAGCCGGGAGATCGACGAAGAAGACCCCATCGAGTCGTTCCGCACGGGTGAATTCGGGAGGCAACTGCTGAATGCTGTTGGCAGTCCCGACGAAGAAGACATCACTCGTGTGATCGGAAAGCCACGTCAGCAGTGTGCCAAAGAGGCGGGTCGCCACTCCGGCATCGCCAGTGCCCCCGACCCCCGAGAGTCCTTTCTCCAGTTCATCGACAAAGAGCACACAAGGGGCCATGGCATCAACAACCTGCAGAGCCTGGCGGATATTCCGTTCGGTCTCCCCCACAATCCCTCCCAGGACGGCTCCCAGATCGAGTGTCAGAACAGGGCGTCCGGTTTCTTGACCCAGAGCGCGGCAAAAGGCACTTTTGCCGCAACCTGGTGGTGAGAGTAGGAGAATTCCCCGGGCCGTGACCCGCTGAGTTCCTGACTGGGGACGGAGTGCCTGGCGACAGAACTGTTTGAGAGCCTGAAGACCTCCCAGAGCGGCGAACGATTCGCGGCCACGATGCAGTCGCAAAAGACTCTGTTGCCGCAACGTCTGAGACTTGAGTTCCCAGATAACGTCCGGTTGGAATGTTCCATGCCTTACCAGGGAAAGGGAAAAGGCATTTTCCGCTTCACTGCGAGTCAGTCCGGCAGCGGCATCGAGGAGCTGTTGCCAGGTGGGGCCCGTGGGAATCAGTGAAGGGGCATCGGCCACGAGTTCCCGCGCGATCTCTCCCAGTTCGTCAGCTTGCGGGAGTGGAAACTCCAGCACCACAAATTGCCGCTGCAGTTCGGGAGGTAACTGGACAACAGGAGCGAGGATCACCAGGAACTTGCGGAGTTGTTTGCCCAGTCGCAGCCCCCGGATGAGCTGCTGAATGATTTCCGGGTTTTGCAGGAAACGATGAAAGTTGGGTAAGACCAGCAGTTCGGCCGTGAAATCAGCGGTGGTTGGTCGTTCCAGAAAGTGTTGGAGAGCCGAGAGAGGATCGGAAATTCTGTCCGGGGCTGCAGGACCTGCGGAGAGACCTTCTGCGGACTCAGAGAGGGAGAGAAAGCCTTGAGAGAGATCCCAGGCCGCCAACTGCCAGTGGTGCTCCTGAGCGAGAGCACGCAGTTGCCGTTCGACTTCATCGGTTTCAGGCGATTGAATCCACAGGCCACTGAAAGCGGCCTGAATGTGTTCGACGAGTTGCTGAGAAAAGTGCATCTAGAGACTCCGGGAGAAAAAGGGGATGCATCACGAAAAAACCCACTGGAGAAATGCCAGTGGGTAAGTGAGATTCCGAATCTGTGTGGGGACTCCGCGCAGGAATGCGTTCACCGCGCCATCACCACAAACAGCTGTGACAACGAGAAGTCGTCTTCGTTTCAGTGTTCGGGAAATGGTGCGTGCGATTGATGGGTCATCGGTGTGTTTTGTGACGTCGACGAAGGTTGATAGTACTCGGGCTGGAGTTGTTCCTGGAGTGGCAGACCTAGTGCCTGAATCAGGCCCGCTGTGGCGTGACGGCAGGTGCTCCCAGTGAATCCCTGGGCCTGCACCTGCACCTTTCCGGTGGGATCAACTCGAATTTCGATGGTCAGTGACATGGAAGAATTCCTGTAGGGACATGAGGGATCTATGGGACTGGAGAAAGTGAGAGCGGTCGCTCCCGAGCCAAGGCCGTGGTGGGTGTGGTGCGGGGTGGCATGCGGTTTCAGGAACTGACGCCGATGACCAGACGAATGGCACCACTGCTTTCCTGAAATTCCTGCACCGAGTGCCCCTGCCGCCGGGCTTCGAGTGTGGCTTTGGCGACGGCGTAGTGTTGCAGAAAGGCATCCAGTCGCTGGGGATCCCCCCAATGACCGAGAAAGTTGTCGTACTGCACTGTCCCGGTTTCTGTTTGACAGACCAGGGGGTATTTCCATTCGGGCAAAGCCACCAGCCAGCCCGTGCATTCGCGATTGAACAGACGAGCTGTTCCCTGACGCGGTGCTGCCAGTTGCAGACGTTCACAGGCGTGGTGAATGGCGGCGGCATCTTTGACTTGCGTTTGAATCGTGACGAGGTGACTCATGAAAAGAACTCCTGAGAGAAAGCGGTGTTGGAAAACCTGTGACAATCTGAAACGTACGGTTGGGCTCGTCAGCACTCTGGCGAATCCGCATCATCGATTTGCGTGGCTTCGGTGGGACCGGTCAGTCGTGATGGGGGACTGTGTGAGAGAGGTGCTGCCGGGCGTGCTTCCAAACGCAACACGGGAGAGTCTGGAGTCGCCAATTGGGCTTCGAGGAGCACCTCGGCGAGAAGTTCATCCGGGGAAGTCGAGGTTGAGGTTCGCAGCAGCATCCAGCAGAGTGCGAGTGGTGTCACACAGAGTGCCAGTTCGCCGACGCGGAGAATGGCCGCCGCAATCACAGGATCGCGCACGCGGGCAGTGGCCCACTCGGCACGTTCCCGTTCGAGCGTATCACGTTGTCGAAAGAGTTCCTGGCGCTCCTGCATCCAGGTCTGCTGGAGTTCCGCCAGTCGGCGATTCTGTTCAGCCTGAGTGTGAAGTGCTTCCCGAGCGGGAATGGAGCTTTCGGGGGTGTGGCAACTCGGGAGGAAGAGAGACAGCAGGAATCCGAGAATCAGCAGCAGGTACCACGGCATCGGGTTTCTCCTTGATGGAGGACAAGCGAGCAACCACCTGCTGCCAACCACGGCGCAGACGTCGCTCACGTAGAATGATCAGACAGGCCAGTACCAGTGCGGCACTGCATAAACCGAGAATTGCAGACATTAGCTAAGCTCCTTTCTGACGAGGGAATTGAAGGACACCTGCGCGGAGTGCGCAGGCAGGTCACGGCTCTGCGAGCCACGTTCTGTGCGCAGTGTGTTGCGCACAGAATGTGGCGCGATGCATGGTCATTTCCGACAGCTGAGAGCGCACGAATCGACGCGCTCAAAACGGACGTGCAATGGGAAAAAAGGGCGTTAGATGTCGAAAAAATGAGTCGGCCACAGTTAGCCGGAATCTCGCACACCCTTTCTGACGCAAAAACGCGGTTTTTTTAGGAAAGTGCCGTGTTCGAGGTCCGGAGGGGCTCTGGAGCGCGCGCACAGTGCGCACACGGCCAGCACTCACTCACCGACGAAAGATCAGATGGCCGCTCAATTTGACGTTTTCCAGCAACTTTTCGTGTGTTGGGAGGATTGCGGAGTCTGGTCTCCAAACTCTGGGTGGTAATCGTCGGTCTCTGGAGAAGGCTCAACAGGAGCTGTGACACTCCCGTCCTGCAGCCAGCACGTCATCCAGAGATCTGTGGGAGCCAGATGACTCCAGTCGAATGGCAGCGACTCCGATTAACGACAGTGTGATCACTCCAACAGAAGAGCTGATCCCTGCAAAACCACTGGTTTTTACGATGAAAATGTCAGTCGTGCTGAAGACCAGAAACGGGCCTTCGAGAACAACTGGACCGCTTTGTATGGAACAGTGGGATTTCCATGGCCAACCGGATGTGTCGTAACGCCGCGTGGCTGCGGATTTTGGATTCGTTCTTTTTTATAGACAAACGCAAGCCTACGTCTTTCGGCAGAGCGGCAGTAAATCGCAGACTAGGTGAAAAGTGAAGGGGGTGCGAACATTACATAGGATCAATGAGGTTCAAGAATTTCGGGCATAACATCAATTGGAAGAAAAATTTTTAGCACGAATCTACGAAAACGCCATGTGAAAACTCGAAGGCTGATCCGCAACTCCTCTGCCCAGATCCGTGGCGATCCGTGACGAACGCCGTGTGAGTCGATGTTTCTCGGTCCGCGTTGAAGTTTGATCCGCGCTATTACGGGTTGTGCGGGAGAGATTTTTCGGACACTCAGGAGTTTGAGTGCAAGCGGCGAGTGTCGAATTCTCAGTCCTTTGTTTCCAGAAGCGAGTTTCCAGATCTGAACTCTGATTGCGGAATTTTTGGTCGGAGATTTTGAGAGTTGGAATTCGAGGCCTGAGTTCCTTGTGTAGAAGATCACTCAGTCAAGCCGTCGATGCCATGTGCTGAGGTAAACAATCATGGTGTTTGGATCGGCGCAAAAGTCACTGAGGTTTCACGAGCGCACATCGAACACGCAGTGGCCACCATTGGTATCTCATTAACCATGTCGCTGTTCAAACAGAGATCTGAAAAATGATCCCTATGGACACCAGACTTCAAAGAGACTCTTGAGGAGATGATTTTCAGAAAATGGGACTCAACAAACCCAGTCCACATTCGGATCAGGTTTCAGAGACGATTTTCGAATGCTCGTCGTTGTGAGAGTCGTCTTTGATCTTCTCGAAGTTTCTGTCGTCTCGATTCCCAGATGCAGGTGCTGATCAAGGCATCGGAGCATTTTGAGGCGCCTGACAGCATCGACTGCCTGCTCTCCCAAAAAATGGATTGTTGTGCCAGGTGAGTCGCCTGATTCTCACGATGTCGCAGCTCTTAAGAAATCGCTCCAAAATCAATGGGTAGTCAGGGTAGTACGTTTGGCCGTCCAGGCCGTCCATTGTGCCTCAGGGGGCATTTTCAGAGCGCTGGCGAGCAAGTTTTTCACATAGAGTCATGTTTGTGGAACTCAAACGCTCGTTCAGGGGTCTGACGGCGGTCAGCTCGGTGGTCAGACACAATGGCAGAGAGTCTTCAAACATGATGTCAGACGAGCTGATGTCTGACAGGAAATTCGAACTGTCGTTCAGAAAACTTGTGCTGAAACAGTCCAGCCTGTGTCGTCAATTTT is a window of Planctopirus limnophila DSM 3776 DNA encoding:
- a CDS encoding AAA family ATPase, which translates into the protein MHFSQQLVEHIQAAFSGLWIQSPETDEVERQLRALAQEHHWQLAAWDLSQGFLSLSESAEGLSAGPAAPDRISDPLSALQHFLERPTTADFTAELLVLPNFHRFLQNPEIIQQLIRGLRLGKQLRKFLVILAPVVQLPPELQRQFVVLEFPLPQADELGEIARELVADAPSLIPTGPTWQQLLDAAAGLTRSEAENAFSLSLVRHGTFQPDVIWELKSQTLRQQSLLRLHRGRESFAALGGLQALKQFCRQALRPQSGTQRVTARGILLLSPPGCGKSAFCRALGQETGRPVLTLDLGAVLGGIVGETERNIRQALQVVDAMAPCVLFVDELEKGLSGVGGTGDAGVATRLFGTLLTWLSDHTSDVFFVGTANSIQQLPPEFTRAERLDGVFFVDLPAPPQRQEIWSLYRQEYDIAASEPIPADTGWTGAEIKSCCRLSALLGISLTDAARQVVPVSRTSAEAIEHLRQWASGRCLSADVPGLFTHTSNSTSRRKVTPSTN
- a CDS encoding DUF2997 domain-containing protein; the protein is MSLTIEIRVDPTGKVQVQAQGFTGSTCRHATAGLIQALGLPLQEQLQPEYYQPSSTSQNTPMTHQSHAPFPEH